AGTCTCCGCGGCACGGCGGCAACTTCTCGGGGGCCCGCTTCGGGTCTCCGTCCCCGGGCGGCTACCCAGGCTCCTACTCCAGGTCCCCCGCGGGGTCCCAGCATCAGTTCGGCTACTCCCCAGGGCAGCAGCAGACCTACCCCCAGGTAAAGACAATAGCTAGCGTTTGCCGAACTCTTCCTGTGATGGCAGACGTGATACGAAACATTCCCTTTCCGTGGATTGTTTAATCCTCCGATACTACGTTGGCCCAGTTTTGCAGATGAGTAACCTGAGGCgtaaagaaattatctaagaCTACCATAAGTGGCGGAGCTCTAGTTCTCTGTCCACAGAAACTGCTCTCAGCCAGCATACCACATTCGTATACAAACTTCTTTAATCCTCCATTtcttctcccacccacccccagaggtttttatttggttttgggttttttgtcatttatttcaGTGAATTGTCCTGGATTCCTAGGGGGAGGACAGTAAATGATTCCCTATTGTGTAGTATGGCACCTCTAGACTGTAGTCTACTGCCATTTTCCTACAGATGTCCCTCCCTTGTTTTTGCATCcttgctttttttaaaagaaacaattattttatttcgAGCCATATTTATACCTACTCAAAGTTCTcttgaaggaaaaatagaaaatttgaaattGAGGAAACTTCCCCTCTTCTCCATGAGTGAATACAAGACAGGAAGTAGCTAACAACTTGTATCTCGGTGGTTTTGCAAAATTGAATATGCTCACCCATATGAATCCTTATGAGTTGGAGTTAATAAGAATAGAAAATTTTCATGCAATATAAAAGTTCTAGAAATTTGAAGCCTATCAGGTTAAAAAGTAAGTTTCCAAGAAGTGAATACAGTGAACCACTGCTTGTACTGggtttatttgtatttaataGCTGCAGGGTTGGTTATCACATTAGAAACTGAAAGGTTTTAAGATGATAGCAGACATTTCTAAAAGAGAAATATACAATTGgttttagtaatttttaaaagcactAGATTAAagaaatttgcaactgaatatATTGGGTTTCAATTGACAACTTTTAATGTGATTCCCCACTAATATTAAACTAGAGGAGAAAGTACCAGTTATCTCTTactagatgtttttatttttaactgatgATTTTTTTCCTAAAGGGTTCTCCAAGGACATCTACACCATTTGGATCAGGGCGTGGTAGAGAAAAAAGAATGTCTAATGAGTTGGAAAGTTATTTTAAGCCTTCAATGCTTGAAGACCCTTGGGCTGGCCTAGAACCAGTGTCTGTAGTGGATATAAGCCAACAGTACAGCAATACGCAAACATTCACAGGCAAAAAAGGAAGATACTTTTCTTAATATTTCTGAAATTCACCTGGAAGCTTCATGTGTCAGGAACATCCTGGACAGAACTTTTACTTGTGTAAAAGAGTTGAACCCAAGGATGATGACTTTGAATAATGATTAGCAGACCTTTGGTATATCTCCAACTTTATCAAGTGTTGATAACAGCGGAAATGATAGGACAATTTACAGTATTTAGCTATCTGGGAGTGTGTATCATAGAACACAGTTTTCATATTTGACATTTCCAATATAACAGACAtttgtttttttcaatgttttaaaataaaacgtTTTTTGTCTTCCTAATTGTGATTTTTGTGAATATGTAGAATTGCTAAAACAATGCTTCAGTAATCACTTAGACTTTGAGGGTAAATGTTTTGCAAactattttttaatgaaatgacAAGCTATCTTAGACagttttctatatatttattaatagaaAATAGTTCTACAtccatttttttgtatttttgttaagATATTGAAACTTAAAATCACTGGAAGTCACTTAATATGATTTATACTTCTTTATTCACAAAAGGCCAGAATAAACTATATATATGCAGTTCAGTGCTCTGCCCAAATTTCTCTATATTTGGAGCATTGTAGGCTTACTTTCTCTTGAAGCAAAAGAAGGTGGTATGTTGATTTTCATTGTGATAAAATGCCAAAGGAAAACCAAGGAGGGACTTTGGTTCATAGTTTCTAAAGTTCCAGTGGAAGTTCAGCTGGATCTATTAGTTGGTCTTGAGGTGAATCAAAATATGTCTGCGGATATGGCAAAAGCTGTTCACCTTTGGCAACCAAGCTGCAGAAAGACAGGAGGAGGCCAGGGATAAGAGGAGCCTTTCTAGAGCAActttgcctgtctctacctcccagtgATAACATCATGTGACCCATTAAGGTATTAGTCCACTTAGGAAGTAAATACCCTGACAATCTCATCACTTCCCTGTGACCAGACAAGCCTTCAACACATGACCCATTTGGGCAGACACTTCATATCCATACCACAACAAATGACTAATAGTAATCTCAAATGACTTCCATGACAacgaaataaatatatatttgactCCATCAAACCAAAGAAGACAAATGATAATGCAAGTTTACTGTGTCTGAGACAGTAAGGCCTAATTATCTTGACTCATAgacacatttttttaatattttttattagatattttctttatatacatttcaaatgctatcccgaaagttccctataccctccccccagccctgctcccctacaagAAGctcactccagcttcttggccctggtgttcccctgtactgaggcatataaagtttgcaagagcaaggggcctctcttcccagtgatggccgactaggccatcttctgctacatatgcagctagagacacgagctgtgggggtactggttagttcatattgttgtatgGACACATTTCTAATCTGAGGAAGAGTTCTATGAACTTTAGCTTACTTTGCCTGGCTGGAGTACAAGGAAAGGGATGCTATGTATATATACCTGTATTAATAGAGCTAAAACTTGGAGGAGTATTCCTGAGTTATTTAAAGTCAAGTCTTGAACAGTAcagtatgtttaaaaaaattgtcGACATTctccaaaaggaaaatgaaatggcCATTCCACCTAGGTAAGCCATAACTATTTGTTATTGGGGTGGGGACCCACTGGAAGGATTTTATGCAAATAAAACCTCCACTGGAGCCAGAGCTTTGAAACTTTTCTACTAGTTATTAGCTAGATATCCCAGTTTTATCATGTAAAATGAGGAAATTCATAGTACTTGTCTTCATTTAACCCTATATTCTGAGTTTTTAGAATACTGCCTATAAAATAACGGGCACTAAGTAAATGTTTAATCAATACATGAATTCTGGTTGTAACTGTTATATTGCTCTGCCTAGTCTCATGTGTAAAGGGGTTAATAGAGGGATGTTATGTGGCTATTTGAAAGAAAACGTCCATACTCAACATCTTGGGtttttttccatatattttatatttgatacttattgaaattcataaataaaaaataacacttGAAAACAATTACTAAACAGTCTCTTAGAAAGTATGTTATtagcaaaaatgaaaaaattaaagccAGACACAATTTTACATGGCTGTAATCGCAGCTACTCCAGAAGCTGAGCTGACTCGATTATGAagtcaagccagcctgggcaataaTGAAGTTAGGGAAAGTTTTATGTGTTGCATTTGTACCATGTTTGGAAGACATTCAAATACAACctaatgtttcatttttaaattctgttaACATCTACTTTCAGGGGTCTATCTAACCTCtgactttttaagaaaaaaaaaaaactttgtcctCAGCAAAACTGCATACACTATTAGTCATGTATTCAGAATTAGGTTTTTAATGGAGTTTTGCTTAGTTTTTGCATTGAGATAAGCTATGTAATCCTGGTTTACCTGAAACTCACGATGTAggtcaggccagccttgaactcaaaaagagatctgcctgcctttgcctccatagtgctgggagtgtgccaccacactgtaTATTTTAAGAAGGGTTCTTGAGCTGAGCTTAATggtgcatacctttgatcccaaccCTTCAGATGTCAGGTGAATTtctaaatttgaggtcagcctagtctatatagtgaagtctgggacagcaagagctacatagtgagacccttagtaaaacaaaaacaagaaagaaaagctgaaTAACTTTTTAGAAAAATGTATAGACCTTTACATCTCATAAATGGGTTTTAAACAAGAGTATAGTCTATATATTAGCATTGTCTCTAAATGAGATTATGAATTCTTTTGAGGTAACGTTCCAAGGGATAGGTAGGCATGATAATTTACGAAAATCCAAATTCAGATTCTTAATTCCCAAAACCCTACATCATACCCTTAGATGAACTTAAGATGCCTGTGATCAAGGGAATAACAGCCATTTCCTTATTAATCTTTATcacattttacaaaagaaaaagcaagatttgTTTTCCAAAAATGTACCCAACAATATTTCAAGTCCCATATGTTCTTACAGAGTATTTTGCTGCTTCCCTATCGTGAGAGTGGGTCTTGAACTTTATCAAACATTTCCTACTGTCTTGGTTAAAGGAGTatcacaatttaattttttttactatgaGTAAAATGTGTTCATTCCAGCTGTTACATTGCATATGGAAATGTTCAGAATTCAGATGTTTTGTCAAGTAAAGGAGATGGGAGTGTTGGTTTAAtgatgtttgtcttttttttttttttttttttttttggcccttaTTTTAAACACTAGTTTTCAAAGTTAACAGCCATAGTCACCCTACTGTGCTTTTATAGTTACTCTTCCTGCCCAGCCACATTTCTGTTTTGTTAGCCGGCTGTCTCCTAGATGTCCTTCCCAGCTGTGATGACCCTTTTAAAATTCTACATCTAAATGAGAATACAGTATTTATGCTTTCCTCGTTTCACTACTTAATGCCATTCAGAAGATTAggtgtgcttgtaatcccagcacctggaaagcagagacagttggatctcttgaggccagcttgggcagccagagctacataataagactccatccaaaaaaccaaaaacctatcCAGGCTCACCCATTTTGCCACAAATGACAGGATTTCATGGGGTTTTGTGACTGAATaaatatcttgctagtgtgtatATGTCACAGTTTCTTTAGCCATTCTTCATTTTGGTAAAAACCTAGATAGACCAGTTTCATATTTTTACTATTCCTAGGAAGTTGGATAAATGGATTCTAACTTTTTAAATCAAGGATACTTATTTAATCTGGGGTTGCATACATGTGCCATGGTGCAAAtgtagaggtcaggggacaacttgggGGACTTGATTCTCTCCTATGTGGGTTCCAACTCGGATTATCTGGCTTGAAGACAGCCGTCACCTGCTCAAGCCACCTTACTGGCCCCATTGAATCTGAAGTTTAATTGTGAAATCAAAAGACTTAAAATAGCGAGTTCAACAGACTATGAACCTACAAAAGAGGCTAACAGaatatgaggggctggagagatggctcagcagttatgagcactggctgctctcacaaATGTGGGCTTCATACCCAGCATGTATATAGCAACTCACAATCCTCTGTAATTGTAGagtagtggctctcaaccttcctaatgctgtaaacCTTGAATACAGTTTCTCACGTTGtgatgaccacacacacacatataaaattatttcattactactttataactgtaagtttgctagttatgaattgtaatgtaaatatctgatatacaggatggCTGATATATAGTTCCCATGAAAGGGTCAGTTGATCCTCCCAAAGTGGTTGCAACCCACATGTAGAAAAACACTGCTTTATCTGATCATATACTCATGCAGGCAAATTCAACAAGTCTTAAAAGAAAACCAGAGATCTTAAGCATTCTGCCTCAAGTTCTGCTTATTCACCCAGCTTCTGATAccaacagatatgtgctatttttaaatatggtcagagaagcttcttattACAGAGTAGAAGTTAATGTAGAGATCCATTAGCTAttcaagtgctgagaataagggtCTGTGACTACTTATCAGCTATAGATAGAATATGTGTAGTATCAACCAAGTTCCCAAGGCTCAAGAACACTGAGGAAAATGGAGAAAGGATTTAAAATCAGAACGGAAGGAGAGTGTGAGACActgatctctggacatggcataGCTGCTACATGCATGAATTTATTACAGTGTGGATACCAGTGtaagataaagaataaaattgtagcattggagctggagagaaggcccACTGgaagagcattggttgctcttccatgCCATCGCTGGGATTCTTTTCCCAGCAGCTATGTGGCTTATAACCAGATGTTTTTCCAATCCCATGGGACCCTAAGCCCTCTGTTGGCCTCCACCAACACTTCATTCACTGTGAGTGTGTttgtacaggcaaaacacccgtgCACTTAAAATTCCAcctgggggagtggggagggctcTGGGTACTTCACTCAGCTGAGGGGCTAATGACAGTTGATGACTAGTGAGGGAATGAAATTATAGATAATGATAATGGAGGATACAAAATACAAAACTTTGAAAAGTCACTTTTTTGAGGGGCAGGGTTTAGTAGGTTCCCCAAATCTCAGTGTAAGACTTCACATAAGTATGCATAATTGGACTTACTGAATTAAAAGCAACTTTTAAGAGACATGAAGataagagatggaaggaaagtgaTGGGAGCTAGCAGGGGATGGATAAAAACCAAGATATAGTATACCATGTATGAGATTGTCAAAAGTAAGTTTTTCTCTCTTCAGTCTACCTGTTACTGTTTACAAGAagtaagaggaggaaagaaaatttgGTTGACCTTTGGATTGGTGttgactttaaaataaaacaccaaagCCTGATTCATAAAAGAGAGTTGGAAGTTGGACCTCACAGAAATATCTGCTTCATCTGggtagtggtgacacatgcccttaatcccagcactcaagaggcagaagcaggcagatttctatgagtttaagggccaaccttgtctacagagtgagttccaggatagacaaagctacatacagagaaaccctgtctgaaaaaaaccaaaatgaacaaaaggaaaaataacataCTCTGCTCAGTGAAAGATGcttaagaaaatgaagacagtTGGAGATAGTAATACATGCCTCTaaaggcaggggtgggaggatgatccttgtgagtttgaggccactctgcTCTACACGTCAATttccaaccagggctacataagcAGTCTCAATCGAACAGAATCGGAGGTCAAGCCATGGGCTAGAAGACACTTTCAAAACAACAGTGTACCATTGCATACCTATTACAATGTCAAAAAGGAAATACTGATGACATGCTGGCCATGGTGTAGTGCCAgctgaagccagaagagagcattggattccctggaataaGAGTTGTGGGCCACTGTGTTGATGCTGTCAATTGTCCCCTGGAAAAGCAGCTACTGTTCagaactgctaagccatctctccagccacgtTTGCTGTTTTTGATTATAGAAGTTGTATTCCTAATAAACAGTTCAGAAAAATGGTTCAGCAAGATGCCTCAGTGGATGGCCAATAAATGGGAAATATAAGAAATGTGATTGTGTCAATAGCTGCTGTAACCCCGTTCTATTTCAGAATTCTTCAGGTTGTAACATTCAGGAAAGTCCAACTTAGTTTTTTACTTGAATACCAAATATCCAGTATAAGTCCAGGGCCCAGGTGATGTTAtcacctctctgtttctcttgtggtggtggttgtaTGCTCTCCTGCTTTGATCTTGTTTTCCAATAGACTCTTCCCTCCTGAAGACAATAATACTGATAGACTTCCCTCAGCAACCTAATGGAAAGGAGAGATTCAAGTCCCTTAGTTTTCACCTCTGCATCTCTCCTTCCTgtcttatatttaaataataatgagGTTTATAATCTTTTTCTGTCCCAGTCTAAAATTGCACTTAACCATCGAGCACCCCCAGGCCTTAAAGGTACATATTGAGATTCCTTAGGAAGACAAATTGAAACTGGAATCCAAAAGCctctatatgatttttttttcaagtctaaATAAACAGCTCTCCATGAGCCACTATTATTAAGATATATCTAACTAGTTCTATCAACACCACTATACAGTGATAGAAAAGAATCATTAaatttgaaagttaaaaaaaaattccattaagATAATAAGATTAGAATAATACTGTTTGAACTGCATACTGATTACCCACAttgaaaaatgaattttttttttttccgatacagggtttctctgtgtagccctggctgtcctggaactcactttgtagaccaggctggcctcaaactcagaaatctgcctgcctctgccttccaagtgctggaattaaaggcatgcaccaccaccgcccagctgaaaAGTAAACTTTCTGATCAGCTAGTTTGTCTATGTGTTGGTCATATGACTAGATCTGAAGTGGACTATATGGCACTTTTATTAACTACTTTTCTAGGTGAATGTGTCCTTGGCAACCTACATCTTGTTCTTATAAAGTATATTGGATGTCTTTGATTAATTCTGTGCAGTTATATTCTGGTTTTATGCTAATTTGATATCCAAGGACCCATTTCCCATCTTGCACTTGTCTTTTAACATCTGTATACACAGGTTGGTGTTTGCTCATTAAATAGAGAAGAAGGTATGCCAGGTTCAGTTCTTGATAAAGGGCACAATATAAAAAGCTGCTCACTCTTGTAGAACTTTCATTGAGGAACAAATAGTGCTACAGAAGAGAGAATTGAGCTAGAGGGAGGTTTTTTGACAAGCTGGGATTTTTCTAAGACTCTAAATACTTCAGATGGTGTATATGTAGATGACTACAGTATAAAATCCAAATGTACTTTTACAATATAGGCTATAGTCACCTCTCATAATGAGACTAGCCTCAGAAGAAACCATTCTTGCTGACTTAGTCCTGGACTTCCAGCCGCCAGAACTGTGAAAAAATATCTGCTGTTAGGCCAAATTGTGGTTTTTCTACCTAGCAACCCTagcaacaaatacaaaaacatgtTCATGTTTTAGAATTTATGAACCACTGTACACACAGTCATTGGCAACGTTAGGATATAGGTTAATGTTTATGAGGAGAAACTAGTTGGCATCCTTCAGTGTTTCCCCAACAATGGCCAAATAAATGCAGGCACAGAAACAATATTTGGGGATTCTGAATCTAAGCTTTGTCTAAAggatctaaggaaacaactggaAGTACTCAGGAATTGGAGGCATTAATCATGAAAAGGCATTAGAGTCTGTTTCTAAAATCTTCAGGGTGAAGCCTGAGCTCTAGAGACTCCATACAGCTACCCCTGGATCTAGAATGTCAAATAAAAGGATATGTGATGGTAAAGAGTAGATTTACTCATTGGCAACATTGGAAGGAAGATGAAACAAAGGGACCCAATGACCTCCTGGTCTGTCTGCTGGATATTGACAAGAGCTTTTGGGTTAAACATAGGAATAGCTGAACAGTGAGCAAGAAGTATGTAATTATAGTAGTCCTGGTTTAAGTGTGGTTCATGTTTATCCtggatgtgtgtctgtatatcacATTTGTGCCTGGtatccttggaggccagaagtcatcagattctctggaaccatagttatagatggttctgagccagtACGTGGGTGAGCATCAAACCTGACTCTTCTCTAAGagccacatggatgctgggaatcagactTGACGACTCTGgaagacagccagtgctcttagctgctgagccatctacagAAATCGTTCGGCAGCACTTATTAAGATTTTGAAAGACTACATAAAAGGTGACTGAATgagaaaacaataagaaaagaTGACGGGAAGCCtctgagtgggttggggagggtaAAAAGAATGAATCAGGAAGTGACTGTAGCAAGGAGTGAGTTAATATAGTTTGATGAGTCAAAAAAGAATGATCTGAAGGTGAAAGAATTCCAAACACATACTTAAGACTAAAGGCTCCATATTTACACAGGCTGGGAAACTGCCCTCAATCGTAGTTGGTATCCTCAGGGAAGATTTGGCCAAAGCAGAAGTATAAGGGAACACTTAAAAGATAGCAGATTCCTCAAACCCAAACACTTGAACACATTAAGgcaaaaataaagtaattttcttagattttgcagaaaaaaaaaatttagctcCCAGTATCAACATAGAGTAAACAATCATTGAGGGGTGGGAGGAGACCTTTAAATGTGGAACTCTGGGgctggagatagctcagcagttaggagcactggttgGCTTCCAGAGGAGtcaagtttgattcctagcatccatgtGGCAGCTAACACCATCTCTTAAGCTCAG
Above is a window of Mus musculus strain C57BL/6J chromosome 13, GRCm38.p6 C57BL/6J DNA encoding:
- the Mplkip gene encoding M-phase-specific PLK1-interacting protein, with the translated sequence MHRPNFRPPTPPYPSPGIGGWGGGNNFRGALGGGPRPPSPRDGYGSPHHTPPCGPRARPYGSSQSPRHGGNFSGARFGSPSPGGYPGSYSRSPAGSQHQFGYSPGQQQTYPQGSPRTSTPFGSGRGREKRMSNELESYFKPSMLEDPWAGLEPVSVVDISQQYSNTQTFTGKKGRYFS